In Elaeis guineensis isolate ETL-2024a chromosome 1, EG11, whole genome shotgun sequence, a genomic segment contains:
- the LOC105038200 gene encoding peroxiredoxin-2E-1, chloroplastic: MAAAAASLTCAGAAFAAKLLAPVSTARLRPISNARIPRLISFPPPLRFRHHPIRRISASTAAPAATTTIAVGDKLPDATLAYFDPAGELQTVTVSELTKGKKTILFGVPGAFTPTCSQKHLPGFVEKAGELKAKGVDTIACVSVNDAFVMRAWKENLSVGDEVLLLADGNGEFTRALGVELDLRDKPVGLGVRSRRYAMLAEDGVVKVLNLEEGGAFTFSSAEDMLKAL, encoded by the coding sequence ATGGCAGCAGCAGCAGCCTCCCTGACCTGCGCCGGCGCCGCCTTCGCCGCGAAGCTCCTTGCCCCGGTTTCCACCGCTCGCCTCCGCCCCATCTCCAACGCCCGCATCCCTCGCCTCATCTCCTTCCCTCCGCCCCTCCGCTTCCGTCACCACCCGATCAGGCGGATCTCCGCCTCCACCGCCGCCCCTGCCGCGACGACCACCATCGCCGTCGGGGACAAGCTCCCGGACGCCACCCTCGCCTACTTCGACCCCGCCGGGGAGCTCCAGACTGTGACCGTCTCGGAGCTTACCAAGGGCAAGAAGACCATCCTCTTCGGTGTGCCAGGGGCCTTCACCCCGACCTGCTCACAGAAGCACCTTCCCGGATTCGTGGAGAAGGCTGGCGAGCTCAAGGCGAAGGGCGTTGACACCATCGCCTGCGTCTCCGTCAACGATGCCTTCGTGATGCGGGCCTGGAAGGAGAACCTCTCGGTCGGGGACGAGGTTCTGCTGCTCGCCGACGGCAACGGGGAGTTTACGCGCGCCCTCGGCGTGGAGCTGGACCTCCGGGACAAGCCCGTCGGCCTGGGCGTCCGCTCCCGGCGGTACGCGATGCTGGCCGAGGACGGGGTCGTCAAGGTCCTCAACTTGGAGGAGGGCGGGGCTTTCACCTTCAGCAGCGCCGAAGACATGCTCAAGGCCCTCTGA